A window from Methylocystis sp. MJC1 encodes these proteins:
- a CDS encoding acyl-CoA dehydrogenase family protein has translation MAMAFARERLAPFASDWDRDKFFPVETMRAAADLGMAAIYVREESGGAGLSRLDTALIFEALATGCPAVAAYLSIHNMCAWMIDAFGTPAQREIWMPRLAKMQFFTSYCLTEPGCGSDAAALRTRAKKRGDAYVLTGEKQFISGAGAGGDEHLYLVMARTGVEGPSGISAFLIEGGRPGITLGGNERKMGWNAQPTRAVVFDDCETPASSMLGSEGRGFAMAMAALDGGRLNIGACSLGGADAALNRALAYMKERKAFGRRLDEFQALQFRLADMATELEAARALLWRAASALDAGAEDASKLCAMAKRIATDIGFDVADNALQLLGGYGYLCDYGLEKIVRDLRVHRILEGTNEIMRLIVARALLESETK, from the coding sequence ATGGCGATGGCCTTCGCGCGAGAAAGGCTTGCGCCTTTCGCCAGCGATTGGGATAGGGATAAGTTTTTTCCGGTAGAGACCATGCGCGCCGCCGCCGACCTCGGCATGGCGGCGATCTATGTTCGCGAAGAATCTGGCGGCGCAGGCCTCTCTCGATTGGATACGGCGCTGATTTTCGAAGCGCTTGCGACAGGCTGTCCCGCGGTCGCCGCTTATCTCTCGATCCACAATATGTGCGCCTGGATGATCGACGCTTTCGGCACGCCCGCGCAGCGTGAGATCTGGATGCCCCGCCTCGCAAAGATGCAGTTCTTCACAAGCTATTGCCTGACGGAGCCCGGCTGCGGGTCTGACGCCGCCGCATTGCGCACCCGCGCCAAAAAACGCGGCGACGCCTATGTCCTGACCGGCGAGAAACAATTCATCTCGGGCGCAGGCGCGGGCGGCGATGAGCATCTCTATCTCGTGATGGCGCGCACCGGCGTCGAAGGCCCATCGGGAATTTCCGCCTTTCTTATCGAAGGCGGAAGGCCGGGCATAACGCTCGGCGGCAATGAGCGGAAAATGGGCTGGAATGCGCAGCCCACGCGGGCCGTCGTTTTTGACGACTGCGAAACGCCGGCAAGCAGCATGCTGGGTTCCGAGGGGCGCGGATTTGCGATGGCGATGGCGGCGCTCGACGGCGGCAGGTTGAACATCGGCGCTTGCTCACTCGGCGGCGCCGACGCCGCTCTCAACCGGGCGCTCGCATATATGAAGGAGCGCAAGGCCTTCGGCCGACGGCTCGACGAGTTCCAGGCGCTGCAATTTCGTCTGGCGGATATGGCCACCGAGCTCGAAGCGGCGCGCGCGCTCTTGTGGCGCGCCGCCTCGGCGCTCGACGCCGGGGCCGAGGACGCAAGCAAGCTTTGCGCTATGGCGAAGCGCATAGCCACCGACATCGGCTTCGATGTCGCCGACAATGCGCTGCAATTACTCGGCGGCTACGGCTATCTTTGCGACTATGGGCTGGAGAAGATCGTGCGCGATTTACGGGTCCATCGCATACTCGAAGGCACGAACGAAATCATGCGCCTGATCGTCGCGCGCGCGCTTCTCGAAAGCGAAACAAAATGA
- a CDS encoding acetyl/propionyl/methylcrotonyl-CoA carboxylase subunit alpha, producing the protein MFRKALIANRGEIACRIMRTARAMGVATVAVYSDADANSLHVAMADEAFRIGPSPAQESYLSIDRILEAAHRSGAGAIHPGYGFLSENADFAERCEKAGIAFIGPPAGAMRLMGSKAQAKELMARSGVPILPGYHGEAQEATLLAEAAAALGFPVLVKASAGGGGRGMRVVSTPGELDHALESARREAIAAFGDGRLMVEKYLSHPRHVEVQLFADSHGRIVTFPERDCSLQRRRQKVVEETPADLPTELSHSMRAAAMKAARDSGYLGAGTVEFLVQDGAYYFLEMNARLQVEHPVTEMISGLDLVEWQLRIAAGEPLPLVQDDIETRGCAIEVRICAENPAEGFIPATGVISHLRFPEQNAHVRVDSGVREGDTISSYYDSLLAKLVAWGEDRAGAVAGLQNALDRCELVGVSTNLDFLRALVRAPQFALGDYDTSFIAAFQNATPAAEPEDEKFLFSAAAAAWFDDVTKSVTRDAGASGDPWSPWSQADAWRLNDQASHPIEFLGAGKLFAGRLRPLGTSAFLLEASPETLHVQTSRNGDRWTLFVNGMKRDATIVPEGKRYVVILAGRNYSFERLDLFTPGTPDQAREETLLAPLPARVTRILVKAGDRVSKGEQLLMLEAMKMEITVTAPRHGEVEDIFCKEGETVREGADLVRLAEAS; encoded by the coding sequence ATGTTTCGAAAGGCGCTTATCGCAAACCGCGGCGAAATTGCCTGCCGCATTATGCGGACGGCGCGCGCGATGGGCGTCGCCACTGTAGCAGTCTATTCGGATGCGGATGCAAATTCCCTGCATGTAGCGATGGCCGACGAAGCATTTCGAATTGGCCCGTCGCCGGCGCAAGAAAGCTATTTATCGATAGATCGAATTCTCGAAGCGGCGCACCGGAGCGGCGCGGGCGCCATTCACCCTGGCTATGGCTTTCTTTCCGAGAATGCGGATTTCGCGGAACGCTGCGAGAAGGCAGGAATTGCGTTCATCGGGCCGCCCGCTGGAGCCATGCGTTTGATGGGCTCCAAGGCGCAAGCCAAGGAATTGATGGCGCGCAGTGGCGTGCCGATCCTGCCCGGTTACCATGGCGAAGCGCAGGAGGCCACATTGCTGGCTGAAGCCGCTGCGGCGCTCGGATTCCCTGTTCTCGTCAAAGCGTCGGCCGGAGGTGGCGGACGAGGCATGCGCGTCGTTTCGACACCCGGCGAGCTCGATCATGCATTGGAAAGCGCAAGGCGCGAGGCAATAGCCGCGTTTGGCGACGGCCGCTTGATGGTCGAAAAATATTTGAGTCACCCCAGGCATGTGGAGGTCCAGCTCTTTGCCGACTCACATGGCCGCATCGTGACCTTTCCCGAGCGAGATTGCTCCTTACAGCGCAGGCGCCAAAAGGTCGTCGAAGAAACGCCTGCGGATCTCCCTACCGAGCTGAGCCACTCTATGCGCGCAGCCGCGATGAAGGCAGCCCGCGATTCGGGCTATCTCGGCGCAGGCACCGTTGAATTTCTCGTCCAGGACGGCGCTTATTATTTCCTCGAGATGAATGCGCGGCTTCAGGTCGAACATCCGGTTACAGAGATGATTTCCGGCCTCGACCTCGTAGAATGGCAGCTCCGCATCGCCGCAGGCGAGCCCCTGCCTCTCGTTCAAGACGACATCGAGACCAGAGGCTGCGCCATCGAGGTGCGCATTTGCGCAGAGAACCCGGCAGAAGGCTTCATACCCGCAACAGGCGTCATCTCTCATCTTCGCTTCCCGGAGCAGAATGCGCATGTGCGAGTCGATTCCGGCGTTCGAGAAGGCGATACAATTTCGTCCTATTATGACTCGCTCCTCGCAAAGCTCGTCGCCTGGGGCGAAGACCGGGCGGGCGCCGTCGCAGGGCTGCAAAATGCGCTCGACCGCTGCGAGCTCGTAGGCGTCTCGACAAATCTCGATTTCTTGCGCGCGCTCGTCAGGGCGCCGCAATTCGCGCTTGGAGACTATGACACGAGCTTTATCGCCGCCTTCCAGAACGCGACCCCGGCTGCGGAGCCGGAGGATGAGAAATTTCTCTTTTCCGCAGCGGCGGCGGCCTGGTTCGATGACGTAACCAAAAGCGTAACGCGAGACGCCGGAGCGTCTGGCGATCCTTGGTCTCCATGGAGCCAGGCCGATGCATGGCGACTTAACGATCAAGCTTCGCATCCAATCGAATTTCTCGGGGCCGGCAAGTTGTTTGCGGGGCGGCTTCGCCCGCTAGGGACCAGCGCGTTTCTGCTTGAAGCTTCTCCAGAGACGTTACATGTGCAAACGAGCCGAAACGGCGACAGATGGACTCTTTTCGTCAACGGCATGAAACGTGATGCGACAATCGTTCCAGAGGGAAAGCGCTATGTCGTCATACTGGCGGGACGGAATTATTCTTTCGAACGCTTGGACCTGTTTACGCCGGGAACGCCAGATCAAGCGAGAGAGGAGACTCTCCTCGCCCCGCTCCCGGCCCGGGTAACGCGCATTCTCGTCAAGGCGGGGGATCGCGTCTCGAAGGGAGAACAGCTCCTCATGCTGGAGGCTATGAAGATGGAAATCACTGTCACCGCGCCGCGCCACGGAGAGGTCGAAGATATTTTCTGCAAGGAGGGCGAGACGGTTCGCGAGGGCGCGGATCTCGTGCGCCTCGCGGAGGCGTCGTGA
- the hppD gene encoding 4-hydroxyphenylpyruvate dioxygenase, whose translation MAPLARNEESEPLPGDNPMGTDGFEFVEYAHPDPAALAALFQTMGFSALARHRSKDVTLFRQGDINYVLNAEPDSFGAAFARSHGPSVCAIGFRVRDASHALRRAASLGAKVIPTHPGPMELHIPAIEGVGGALIYLVDRYGASGSIWDVDFRWTGAAEPRPEGVGLLVIDHLTHNVRRGRMDELADWYVRIFNFRQIRYFDIEGRFTGLHSRAMTSPCGKIRIPINESADETSQIEEFLHAYKGEGVQHVACLCRDIYTTVEKLRERGLEFMPAPPDAYYEAIEKRLPRHGEPIERLRRMGILIDGVAESEGGAPRLLLQIFSKTVIGPIFFEFIERKGDEGFGEGNFRALFESIEEDQLRRGALKPAE comes from the coding sequence ATGGCCCCGCTCGCACGAAACGAAGAGAGTGAACCGCTCCCTGGAGATAATCCCATGGGGACGGATGGCTTCGAATTCGTCGAATACGCCCATCCCGATCCTGCGGCGCTCGCCGCGCTGTTCCAGACGATGGGCTTTTCGGCGCTCGCCCGCCACCGATCCAAGGACGTCACGCTCTTTCGGCAGGGCGACATCAACTACGTCTTGAACGCCGAGCCCGATAGTTTCGGCGCAGCCTTTGCGAGAAGCCATGGGCCGTCTGTCTGCGCGATCGGTTTCCGGGTGCGGGACGCCTCCCATGCGTTGCGCCGTGCCGCCTCTTTGGGCGCAAAGGTGATCCCAACGCATCCCGGGCCGATGGAGCTTCACATTCCCGCAATCGAGGGCGTTGGCGGCGCGCTGATTTATCTGGTCGACCGCTATGGCGCGAGTGGGTCGATTTGGGACGTCGATTTCCGCTGGACCGGCGCCGCCGAGCCCAGGCCCGAGGGAGTCGGTCTGCTGGTTATCGACCATCTCACCCACAATGTCCGGCGCGGACGCATGGATGAGCTTGCCGACTGGTATGTGCGCATCTTCAACTTTCGGCAGATAAGATATTTCGACATAGAGGGCCGCTTCACCGGGCTTCATTCGCGGGCCATGACGAGCCCTTGCGGAAAGATTCGCATCCCGATCAACGAGAGCGCCGACGAGACCAGCCAGATCGAAGAATTCTTGCACGCCTACAAGGGCGAGGGCGTGCAGCATGTCGCCTGTTTGTGCCGAGACATTTACACGACCGTCGAGAAGCTGCGCGAGCGTGGGTTGGAATTCATGCCAGCGCCGCCTGACGCTTATTATGAAGCGATTGAAAAGCGCCTTCCTAGGCATGGCGAACCGATCGAGCGCCTGAGGCGCATGGGCATTCTGATCGACGGCGTCGCCGAGAGTGAAGGTGGCGCGCCGCGTCTGCTTCTTCAGATTTTCTCGAAGACGGTCATCGGGCCGATCTTTTTCGAGTTCATCGAGCGAAAGGGCGACGAAGGATTCGGAGAAGGCAACTTCCGCGCGCTCTTCGAGTCGATCGAAGAGGACCAATTGCGCCGCGGCGCGCTGAAGCCGGCGGAGTGA
- a CDS encoding hydroxymethylglutaryl-CoA lyase, producing the protein MTLPARVQIVEVGPRDGLQNEMAVTPVAVRTQLIELLARAGLNRIEVGSFVSEKAVPQMAGTAEVLASIRVPKGVNLSALVPNMQGFAAATAAGVGDIALFAAASESFSRKNLGCGVDESFNRFARVAAAAKDAGLAMRGYVSCALGCPYEGKVDHTRVVETAQRLLALGCYEISLADTIGVGTPVAARELIQRVAQVISVERIAVHFHDTYGQALANIFACLEHGVSVVDSSVAGLGGCPFAPGAAGNVATEDVVYMLNGCDVETGVDLGKLLDATRFICASLDRPPESKVARARLAGESLPSQRCATNSE; encoded by the coding sequence GTGACTCTTCCGGCGCGCGTTCAGATCGTCGAGGTCGGGCCGCGTGACGGCCTCCAAAATGAGATGGCCGTCACGCCCGTCGCCGTGCGCACGCAGCTCATCGAGCTTCTCGCGCGCGCTGGGCTCAATCGCATCGAAGTGGGAAGCTTTGTCTCGGAAAAGGCCGTCCCACAGATGGCCGGCACGGCGGAAGTCCTGGCGTCGATCCGCGTTCCAAAGGGAGTGAATCTGTCGGCGCTTGTCCCGAACATGCAAGGTTTCGCTGCTGCAACGGCGGCCGGCGTTGGCGATATCGCTTTATTCGCCGCGGCCTCAGAGAGCTTTTCTCGCAAAAACCTCGGCTGTGGCGTAGACGAGAGCTTCAACAGATTTGCGCGCGTTGCGGCGGCGGCGAAAGACGCGGGACTGGCGATGCGCGGCTATGTTTCCTGCGCGCTCGGATGTCCCTATGAGGGCAAGGTCGATCATACCCGCGTCGTCGAGACCGCGCAGCGCTTGCTTGCTCTCGGCTGCTATGAAATTTCGCTGGCGGACACGATCGGCGTCGGAACGCCGGTTGCCGCACGCGAGCTGATCCAACGCGTGGCGCAAGTGATCTCCGTCGAGCGCATTGCCGTTCATTTCCATGACACCTATGGCCAGGCCTTGGCTAATATCTTCGCCTGCCTGGAACATGGCGTCTCGGTCGTCGACAGCTCCGTCGCAGGTCTTGGAGGTTGTCCCTTTGCGCCTGGCGCCGCTGGGAATGTTGCAACGGAAGACGTTGTCTACATGCTTAATGGCTGCGACGTCGAAACCGGCGTGGATCTCGGCAAGCTCCTCGACGCCACGCGCTTCATCTGCGCGAGTCTCGACCGACCGCCCGAGAGCAAAGTCGCGCGCGCCCGGCTCGCGGGGGAGAGCTTGCCTAGCCAGCGTTGCGCGACAAATTCCGAGTAG
- a CDS encoding isovaleryl-CoA dehydrogenase, which yields MRHFDRVLDFDLGETVDLLRRQVETFAAREIAPLAAKIDIDNAFPAALWRKLGALGFLGVTVAPEYGGAGLGYLEHVVLMEEISCASASVGLSYGAHSNLCVNQIHRNGSPQQKRRYLPKLVTGEHIGALAMSEPGAGSDVTNMRLRAERHGDAYVLNGAKMWVTNGPDADVLVVYAKTDASAGARGITAFIVEKAFAGFQALAKIDKLGMRGSNTCELAFENCLVPVENVLGLPERGIAVLMSGLDYERAVLAGGPIGIMRACMDVVLPYIHDRKQFGRPIGEFELMQGKLADMYTALSAARAYVYAVAKACDLGSVTRKDAAAAILFAAERATWMALEAIQCLGGNGYTNDYPAGRLLRDAKLYEIGAGTSEIRRMLIGRELYQETA from the coding sequence ATGCGCCATTTTGACAGGGTCCTGGATTTCGATCTCGGCGAGACCGTGGACCTTTTGAGAAGACAGGTCGAGACATTTGCGGCCCGCGAGATCGCCCCGCTTGCCGCAAAGATCGACATCGATAACGCCTTCCCTGCCGCATTATGGAGAAAGCTCGGCGCGCTCGGCTTTCTCGGGGTCACAGTCGCGCCGGAATATGGCGGCGCGGGTCTCGGCTATCTCGAGCATGTGGTTCTCATGGAGGAGATCAGCTGCGCCTCAGCGTCAGTCGGCCTCTCCTATGGCGCGCATTCCAATCTCTGCGTCAACCAAATTCACCGTAACGGCTCCCCCCAGCAGAAAAGGCGCTACTTGCCCAAGCTTGTCACCGGCGAGCATATCGGCGCGCTGGCGATGTCCGAACCGGGCGCCGGCTCCGATGTCACGAACATGCGCCTGCGCGCCGAAAGACACGGCGACGCCTATGTTCTCAACGGCGCCAAGATGTGGGTGACGAACGGGCCGGACGCAGACGTTCTGGTGGTTTACGCGAAAACCGACGCCTCGGCTGGCGCGCGGGGCATAACCGCCTTCATCGTTGAGAAGGCCTTCGCGGGATTTCAAGCCTTGGCCAAAATCGACAAGCTCGGCATGCGCGGCTCGAACACATGCGAGCTGGCGTTTGAAAATTGCTTGGTTCCGGTCGAAAATGTGCTGGGGCTTCCCGAGCGAGGGATCGCCGTATTGATGAGCGGGCTCGACTATGAGCGCGCGGTGCTTGCCGGCGGGCCAATCGGCATCATGCGCGCCTGCATGGATGTTGTCCTTCCCTATATCCATGATCGCAAGCAGTTCGGCCGGCCGATCGGCGAATTCGAGCTTATGCAAGGTAAGCTCGCCGACATGTATACGGCCCTTAGCGCGGCGAGAGCCTATGTCTACGCTGTCGCCAAAGCCTGCGATCTGGGAAGCGTGACGCGAAAGGACGCAGCCGCTGCAATATTATTTGCGGCGGAGAGAGCCACATGGATGGCGCTGGAGGCGATTCAATGCCTCGGCGGCAACGGATATACGAACGACTATCCGGCAGGACGACTTCTTCGCGACGCGAAGCTCTATGAGATCGGCGCAGGCACCAGTGAAATCCGCCGAATGCTGATCGGCCGCGAACTCTATCAGGAGACGGCCTGA
- a CDS encoding enoyl-CoA hydratase-related protein — protein sequence MDILESIDERGVADLTLNRPRRRNAFNRASMLELTKILRRLDSSERVRVVTLSGAGGNFCAGGDIEWMRGLATASPQAQEDDARALSEMFHTLDTLSKPTLAVVEGAAFGGGVGLVACCDVAISESGSKFSMSEVRLGLAPAVIAPYVVRAVGPRTARALFLTGEPIPADRALQIGLIHQIAHKNNIDAARDRVIDALLLGAPGAQTQTKGLVALCEQRPIDLSIRREAARLIVARWASSEGTEGLSSFLEKRTPNWRLSRKA from the coding sequence ATGGACATTCTCGAATCGATCGATGAACGCGGCGTCGCCGATCTGACGCTCAATCGTCCGCGGCGGCGCAATGCGTTCAATCGCGCCTCGATGCTGGAGCTGACGAAGATATTGCGCCGCCTCGACTCTAGCGAGCGCGTACGCGTCGTGACGCTTTCCGGCGCCGGCGGCAATTTTTGCGCCGGCGGCGACATCGAATGGATGCGCGGCCTCGCAACCGCCTCGCCACAGGCGCAAGAAGACGACGCGCGAGCGCTCTCGGAAATGTTCCACACGCTCGACACACTCTCGAAACCGACGCTTGCGGTGGTAGAGGGCGCGGCTTTCGGCGGCGGCGTTGGTCTTGTCGCCTGCTGCGACGTCGCCATCTCGGAGAGCGGCTCGAAATTCTCCATGAGCGAAGTCCGGCTTGGCCTCGCGCCGGCGGTTATCGCGCCTTATGTCGTAAGAGCCGTTGGCCCTCGGACGGCGCGCGCCTTGTTCCTGACCGGCGAGCCCATTCCGGCCGACAGAGCCCTGCAAATCGGGCTCATTCACCAGATCGCCCATAAAAACAACATCGATGCGGCCCGCGATCGTGTGATCGACGCGTTGCTTCTCGGCGCGCCAGGCGCTCAGACACAGACCAAGGGCCTTGTCGCGCTCTGTGAGCAACGGCCCATCGATCTGTCAATCAGACGAGAAGCAGCGCGACTGATTGTGGCGCGTTGGGCGTCGTCAGAAGGAACAGAAGGCTTGAGCAGCTTCTTGGAAAAGCGCACGCCAAATTGGCGCTTAAGCCGGAAAGCCTGA
- the maiA gene encoding maleylacetoacetate isomerase: MLLYDYFRSSAAFRVRIALAIKGISVERRFVHLLKDGGMHKKAEYRERNPQALVPALELDNGVTLTQSLAIIEYLEALQPLPRLAPSDPILAAKARGVALAIACDIHPLGNLRVLSYLRDELQQSEQAIAEWRSRWVQEGLAAVEQLIQPAPFCFGTQPTIADVCLAPQLFYAARFAIPLQAFPKVRAAGAACEAHPAFRAAHPSAQPDAE, encoded by the coding sequence ATGCTCCTTTACGATTATTTTCGCTCGTCGGCCGCCTTTCGGGTCCGTATCGCTCTTGCAATCAAAGGGATTTCAGTCGAGCGCCGCTTCGTGCATCTCCTGAAAGACGGCGGCATGCATAAAAAAGCAGAGTATCGAGAAAGAAATCCTCAAGCTCTCGTCCCGGCGCTAGAACTCGACAATGGCGTGACGCTGACCCAGTCGCTCGCGATCATCGAATATCTCGAAGCGCTACAGCCGTTACCCCGGCTGGCGCCAAGCGACCCGATCCTTGCCGCGAAAGCACGGGGCGTTGCGCTCGCCATCGCTTGTGACATTCATCCGCTGGGCAATTTGCGCGTGCTCTCCTATCTTAGAGACGAGCTCCAACAGAGCGAGCAAGCAATTGCCGAATGGCGGAGCCGCTGGGTGCAGGAGGGCCTCGCAGCGGTCGAGCAATTGATCCAGCCCGCCCCCTTCTGTTTTGGCACGCAACCGACGATCGCCGACGTCTGCCTTGCGCCGCAACTCTTCTACGCGGCGCGCTTCGCGATCCCGCTCCAAGCCTTCCCGAAAGTGCGCGCTGCAGGAGCGGCCTGCGAAGCGCATCCCGCCTTTCGCGCTGCACACCCTTCCGCGCAGCCTGACGCCGAGTAA
- a CDS encoding carboxyl transferase domain-containing protein, which translates to MATLETSVDTRSVDFASNRDVMTAQVERLRSIFLKIREGGGDEARERQRSRGKMLVRERIDALIDPLSPFLEIGQFAAHDMYDGKLACAGVVAGIGRVEGRECMIVANDATVKGGVYFPMTVKKHLRAQEIAAQNRLPCLYLVDSGGANLPTQDEVFPDREHFGRIFYNQARMSAQGVAQIAVVMGSCTAGGAYVPALCDETIIVRNEGTIFLAGPPLVEAATGEVVSAEELGGAEVHCRRSGVADYLAENDAHAIALARDAVATLPRQHAARFEKPPIEPRYDPAELYGAIPADLRKQFDVREIIARIVDGSELDEFKALYGPTLVTGFAHIWGYPVGVIANNGILFPESALKATHFIELCAQRKTPLVFLQNTTGFMVGSKVEAEGVAKEGAKMVTAVSTAAVPKFTIVIGASFGAGNYAMCGRAFSPNFLWMWPNAHIGVMGGAQAASVLSRLRRQAMQSRGEEWTVEQEQEFAAPILANYERQSDPLYSSARLWDDGVINPADTRRVLALALSASANAQIEDTHFGLFRM; encoded by the coding sequence ATGGCGACGCTGGAGACGTCGGTTGATACGCGGTCAGTGGATTTCGCGAGCAATCGCGACGTCATGACGGCGCAGGTCGAGCGCTTGCGCAGTATATTTCTAAAAATTCGAGAAGGCGGCGGAGACGAAGCGCGCGAGCGGCAACGCAGCCGCGGCAAAATGCTTGTCCGGGAGCGCATCGACGCCTTGATCGACCCGCTCTCGCCTTTCCTCGAAATTGGGCAATTTGCGGCGCATGACATGTACGACGGCAAGCTCGCCTGCGCCGGCGTGGTTGCGGGAATCGGAAGGGTCGAGGGCCGCGAATGCATGATCGTCGCCAATGACGCCACGGTGAAGGGCGGCGTCTATTTTCCGATGACCGTGAAAAAGCACCTCCGCGCGCAGGAGATCGCGGCGCAGAACAGGTTGCCTTGCCTCTATCTGGTCGACTCGGGGGGCGCCAATCTCCCGACACAGGACGAAGTCTTTCCCGACCGCGAGCATTTCGGGCGTATCTTTTACAACCAGGCGCGGATGTCGGCGCAGGGCGTCGCGCAGATCGCCGTGGTGATGGGCTCGTGCACGGCCGGCGGCGCTTATGTTCCCGCGCTGTGCGACGAGACGATCATCGTGAGAAACGAAGGGACGATTTTTCTCGCTGGCCCGCCCCTCGTCGAAGCCGCCACCGGAGAAGTCGTCAGCGCGGAAGAGCTTGGCGGAGCCGAGGTGCATTGCCGGCGCTCGGGCGTGGCCGATTACCTTGCCGAGAACGACGCGCACGCCATCGCGCTCGCCCGCGACGCGGTCGCAACGCTCCCGCGCCAGCACGCAGCGCGCTTCGAAAAGCCCCCCATCGAGCCACGCTACGATCCGGCGGAACTATATGGCGCCATTCCGGCCGATCTGCGCAAGCAATTCGATGTCAGGGAGATTATCGCGCGCATTGTCGATGGATCGGAATTAGACGAGTTCAAGGCCCTTTATGGTCCCACCCTGGTGACGGGCTTTGCGCATATCTGGGGCTATCCCGTTGGCGTCATCGCAAACAATGGCATTCTCTTTCCGGAAAGCGCGCTCAAGGCGACGCATTTCATCGAACTTTGCGCGCAGCGCAAAACCCCGCTCGTCTTTTTGCAGAACACCACCGGATTCATGGTGGGCAGCAAAGTTGAGGCGGAAGGCGTCGCCAAGGAAGGGGCGAAGATGGTCACGGCAGTGTCGACGGCCGCAGTGCCAAAATTCACCATCGTCATCGGCGCCAGCTTTGGCGCAGGCAATTACGCGATGTGCGGCCGGGCTTTCTCACCGAACTTCCTCTGGATGTGGCCAAACGCGCATATCGGCGTGATGGGTGGCGCTCAGGCTGCTTCGGTGCTCTCGCGCCTGCGCCGCCAAGCCATGCAATCGCGCGGCGAAGAATGGACTGTCGAACAAGAGCAAGAATTCGCTGCGCCGATCCTGGCGAATTACGAACGGCAAAGCGACCCGCTCTATTCGAGCGCCCGATTATGGGATGACGGCGTAATCAACCCGGCAGATACCCGCCGTGTTTTGGCGCTGGCGCTTTCGGCGAGCGCCAATGCGCAGATCGAGGATACGCATTTTGGCCTTTTCCGCATGTGA
- a CDS encoding 3-hydroxyisobutyryl-CoA hydrolase, which translates to MSQEEALLVSRERRIGRIRLNRPKALNSLTLDMVRRFKQALDDFVADPDTVAVLVTGEGERGLCAGGDIRALYECRNNGKEHYKTFWREEYALNARIASFSKPYVVLMDGIVMGGGVGVSAHGNRRVATEHTQLAMPETRIGFIPDVGGTWLLARGAGAGVYMALSGVAVGAADAMHVGLCDQMVQSSRIPELVEKLAFASSGDQIDATLAAFAIEPEKGELQQRKEELDRVTAADSVEHILENLRASGSAFGSKAAKEICRNSPSSLKVTYALLKRARTAERLETCLISEYRAACSLLDGHDLYEGIRAALIDKDKTPRWRPPSLEEVDENAIKKILEGRGDPEPDFGAPPQ; encoded by the coding sequence ATGAGCCAGGAAGAGGCGCTTCTCGTCTCTCGCGAGCGGAGGATCGGGCGCATTCGACTCAATCGGCCGAAGGCGTTGAACAGTCTGACGCTGGATATGGTCCGGCGCTTCAAGCAGGCGCTCGACGATTTCGTCGCCGATCCCGATACAGTTGCGGTGCTCGTCACAGGCGAAGGCGAGCGCGGCCTCTGCGCGGGCGGGGATATTCGCGCGCTTTACGAATGCCGCAACAACGGGAAGGAGCATTACAAAACCTTCTGGCGTGAGGAATATGCGCTCAATGCGCGGATCGCGTCGTTCTCGAAGCCTTATGTCGTGCTGATGGACGGCATTGTCATGGGAGGCGGCGTCGGCGTTTCGGCGCATGGGAACCGGCGAGTCGCCACAGAGCACACCCAGCTCGCCATGCCCGAGACGCGGATAGGCTTTATTCCGGACGTCGGCGGCACTTGGCTGCTGGCACGGGGGGCCGGCGCTGGCGTCTATATGGCCCTCTCAGGCGTTGCTGTCGGCGCAGCTGACGCCATGCATGTCGGACTCTGTGACCAGATGGTCCAATCCTCACGCATCCCGGAGCTCGTCGAAAAATTGGCGTTCGCGTCCAGCGGCGATCAAATCGACGCCACTCTTGCCGCCTTTGCGATCGAGCCCGAGAAGGGCGAATTGCAGCAGCGCAAGGAGGAGCTGGATCGCGTGACCGCTGCGGATAGCGTCGAGCATATCCTCGAAAATTTGCGTGCGAGTGGATCGGCCTTCGGCAGCAAGGCGGCAAAGGAAATCTGCCGTAACTCGCCAAGCAGTTTGAAGGTCACATACGCCCTTTTGAAGCGCGCGAGGACCGCCGAGAGGTTGGAGACCTGCCTCATCAGCGAATATCGCGCTGCATGCAGCTTGCTGGACGGTCACGACCTTTACGAGGGAATCCGAGCCGCGCTCATCGATAAGGACAAGACACCCAGATGGCGCCCGCCGTCACTCGAGGAAGTCGATGAGAACGCAATCAAGAAGATCCTCGAAGGACGCGGCGACCCGGAACCTGATTTCGGCGCTCCGCCGCAATAG